Below is a genomic region from Citrobacter tructae.
TTGAGCAAGGTGCTAGCGGAACGAAATCAGGCTGTTGATTTATTGAACGCACAGGTCTACACTCGCGGCGTAAATTATCACACACTGGAGAGATTATGAGTCGTTATCAGCATACGAAAGGGCAGATAAAGGACAACGCTATTGAGGCACTTCTGCATGACCCACTATTCAGACAGCGCGTTGAGAAAAATAAGAAAGGGAAAGGAAGTTATCAACGTAGAGGCAATCGGGGTAACTGGGAGGCCAGTGGCAAGAAAGTGAATCACTTTTTTACCACTGGCCTTCTTGTTTCAGCGAACGCTTAGGAACGGTTGTTCTGTTCTTTCAGCAGGTCACGAATTTCACTCAGCAACACTTCTTCTTTTGATGGGGCTGGCGGTGCTGCAGGCTCTTCAGCCTTTTTACGATTCAGTCGGTTGATTAGCTTGATTGCCATAAAGATAGCAAAGGCAACAATAATGAAATCAAAAACATTCTGAATAAACACGCCGTAATGCATAACGACCGCCGGGATATCTCCCTGGGCATCGCGTAACGTTAAAGCAAACTGTTTAAAATCAATTCCACCAATTAACAATCCCAATGGTGGCATAATGATGTCGGCAACCAGTGACGAAACAATCTTACCGAATGCCGCACCAATAATGACACCCACTGCCAAATCTACAACATTCCCGCGCATCGCGAATTCGCGAAACTCTTTAATAATGCTCATTTTATTCTCCCTATGCAGCTGACGTTTATAAGTTTAACAAATGTTTAAGCAATTTCCATTTATGTATTGCGGAAAGAAAAATTTATTAAACCATGTAAATTCAAGGGAAATAAAAAGGGCGCTGTATTCGCGCCCAAATTATTACAGGAAGAAAGGACTAGGCTGGAATAATCGCTCGACGTCGGTAATAAACTTTTTATCAGTCAGGAACATAATAACGTGATCGCCCTGCTCAATACGCAAGTTATCATTAGCGATCATGACGTCGT
It encodes:
- a CDS encoding alternative ribosome-rescue factor A codes for the protein MSRYQHTKGQIKDNAIEALLHDPLFRQRVEKNKKGKGSYQRRGNRGNWEASGKKVNHFFTTGLLVSANA
- the mscL gene encoding large-conductance mechanosensitive channel protein MscL, coding for MSIIKEFREFAMRGNVVDLAVGVIIGAAFGKIVSSLVADIIMPPLGLLIGGIDFKQFALTLRDAQGDIPAVVMHYGVFIQNVFDFIIVAFAIFMAIKLINRLNRKKAEEPAAPPAPSKEEVLLSEIRDLLKEQNNRS